Within Desulfobacter sp., the genomic segment AGCTCATGCCCATGGCCAAACGGCTGAAAGGAGACTCTCATGTATGAACGGTCAAGATCCGACACAATAGTAAAACCTCCCGAAAACAAAGAGGTGCCTGTCCCTGGCAGGCAGATAATGGGAGATGCCCCCACAGGGCTGATTTTCGATATCCAGGGCCACTCCGTACACGACGGCCCCGGCACCCGGACAACGGTGTTCATGAACGGCTGCCCCCTTCAATGTATCTGGTGCTGCAACCCCGAAGGATTGTTCAGGACCCCGGTCATCATGTATAAACAAAGCAAATGCGTCTGCTGCGGCAATTGCGTTGTCTCCTGTCCCTACGGCTCCCCCAGGGTCAACCGCCGGGGAGAACTGGAGTTCAACAGGAGTCTGTGCGATACCTGCACCACCCATGAGTGCCTGGAGACCTGTTACCACCAGGCACTGGAATTGAGCGGCACCGCATACACACAGGACGCACTCATGGCCATCCTCCAGCGGGACCGGCAGTTCTGGGGCGCCAGGGGCGGGGTGACCTTTTCCGGCGGGGAGCCCCTGATGCAACGCAGCTTCATCCCTGGCATGCTCAAACGGTGCAAAAAGGCATATATCCATACCTGCGTGGAAACCACCTCCTGTCTGCCCACCGACTATTTTCTTGAAGTGATGCAATTTGTGGACTGGGTCTTCACGGATCTGAAACATATGGACGCAAACCGGCACAGGGCGCTGACTGGGGTGAACAATCATCTGATCCTGAAAAATATTGAAGCCCTGGCGAAGATGCCGGGATGGGAGGGGTTCATCGTTCCCAGAATACCTGTGATTCCGGGTAGAAACGACGGGGATGAGAATATCGAGGCCACCGCCGACTTTATCCGTTCCATCGGCCTTGACCTTATTAATATCCTTCCTTTCCACCGTCTGGGGGAATCCAAGTACCGCCAGCTGGGCCGGAGTTACCCCTTCGCCGACCAGACGCCCCCCTCCGAGGAGAAAATGGCCCATATCAAGGGCATCATTGAATCCAGGGGGCTGGCCTGTTTTATCGGATATGACACCCCTTTTTAGAAGGAAAAACAATGACACCCAAAGAAATATTGATCCGGGAGATTATCGGAAAGGAAGAGGCCATGTTTTTGGCCGTAACACCCTCTGAACCCGCATCCTGCCAGGAAATGGTAAAAACCTTCAGGAGGATGCGGGAGATGAGTCATTGGGTATGGCCGGAGCCGGTGCTGGAATCCATTCTTCAGGACCTGACCCGGGCGGAATACGCCGGAAGAAACCTGATGACTGAAAAATACGCCTGCATGGAAAACAAATTATATAGAAGGCCAAAGCCGCTGATCAATGAAATTATCGCCATTGAAACCCGATGGCATAGCGCAGTGCGCAGAAAATACCCCCTGACATTCAAGGCCAGGGGAGACCAATTTGAAACCTATGCCTCCTGTGAATTTGCAACCTATTCCCGGGAAACCATTGAAGGGATATACGCCGCCCTTACCCTTGCACTGTCAGAAAAACGGAACCTGGTAGAGGAGCGCTACACCCACCTGTTCAAAGCCCTTGGACTCAATTCCATTGACCAGATGGAGGAAGAGATGAAAAACCGGTAAAACGGCCGGCCGGATTTCTTATGGAAACCGCACGGGTTCTCCGGTTCAGGCATCCATCAACCCGTAGAGATGCATTTTTTTGTACAGCAGGGCCCTGGATATTCCCAGGGCCTTTGCCGCCCTGGACCGGTTGGCATTTGATGTGACCAGGGCCTGGGAAATGGCGGTTTTTTCGGTCTGGGAAACAAGATGCCTCAGCTGGTACCGACTAACGGCGGAAGCGTCGGAGGGTTCCTGGCCTGCCAGAAGTGTCCGGGCATGTTCGGCCGTGATGGACGCCTGGGGTACAAGAACCATGAGGCGTTCCAGAACATTTCTCAACTCCCTGACATTCCCCGGCCAGTCATAATTCTGGAACAGATTCATTGCCTCATGATCTATACGCTTATGATAGATGCCGTATTCCTCCTCCAATTGTTTCCACAGGAAACGGATCAGCTGGGGGATATCCGTGGGCCGCTGCCGTAAGGGAGGGATATGGATGGTAATGACATTGAGCCGGTAAAAGAGGTCCTTGCGGAATTTCCCCTGCCGGACAAGCTGCTCCAGGTCTTTATTGGTGGCCGCTACGATCCGAACGTCAACATTGTATATCTTTTCACCGCCCACCTTATCAATGGTCTTTTCCTGCATGACGCGCAGAAGTTTGGCCTGGGAGTTAAGGGGCATCTCACCGATTTCGTCAAGAAAAATGGTGCCGCTGTCCGCAAGTTCGAATTTTCCCTTTTTCCCCTGTTTTTTCGCCCCGGTGAATGCCCCGGCCACATATCCGAACAACTCGGATTCAAACAGGCTTTCCTGGATGGCCGAGCAGTTGAGCATGACAAAGGGCCCCGCATTCCTTGAACTCATATTGTGTATGCTTTGGGCAAACACCTCCTTACCCACCCCGCTTTCGCCCAGCAGGAGCACGGTGGCCTTGGAGGCCGAGGCCCTTATGGCCATCTCCTTGGCCTTGTGGCTGATTTCGGAATAGGCCACCATGGACTGAAAGGTATAGCGGGGATGGTAAAAGGACTCCCTGTTGCTGTTCAACCGGGTTTCAAGATTGGAAATTCTTCGGGTCAGCTCTTTTACCTTGCAGGTATCTTTGAACCTGATCTTGCCGGCAATACCGACACACCGGTCGGCCACCATAATGGGCATACGGGACACCACATATTTATGGCCGCCGATGAACTGGATCTGGTCCACTTCCGCCACCCGGGTCCTGGCAACGATATGAAGCCGGGTATTTTCTATCACCTCGGTGACGTGTTTCCCCAATGCCTGGATTTTTGGAACACGGTAGATCTGTTCAAAGCTTTTGTTCGCATAAATAAGGACCCCGTCCATATCCACCACGACGAGGCCCTCGGCGGCAATGGCCATCACTTCTTCCACAACCTTCTCGGATTCAAAAATGCTTTTGATAAACGTCGCCTGTTCCTTTTCCATTCTTCCTCCCCAAAAATCGGATTCACACAGGAACTTTCCCAAAGATGCCGCCATTGATACTAATTCCAGGTATCCATATCGATCTCAAGCTCTATCTCGCCGGTCCCGGGCGTCACGGTTCTTTTGAACCCCAGTTTTTTGCCCAGGCTGAGCATCTGCCGGTTTTCGCTGAGCACCAGGCCGTATACCCGTTTAAGGCCGGCTTTGCGGGCAAAGGCCAGGCAGCGTTTGAGCAGGGCTGCACCGATGCCCTTTCCCTGCCAGGAATCGGCCAGCATGATGGCAAATTCACCGGCACCGCCGCCGGCAAAAATAATCCTGGCCACCCCGATGATCTTCTCCCCCGGTTCCGGCGGACTGACGGCCACCAGGGCCACCTCTCGGTCATAATCGATCTGGGTGAGCCGGATCAGCATTTCCTTTGAAAGCTGCTTCAGGGGCGAAAAGAACCGGTAGTATACGGTCCTGGGGGAGAGCCGTTCAAAAAATGCCATCATGGCACCGGCGTCTTCCGGACGCACCGGCCGGATAAAGATGTCATCCTTGTCCGCCGTGGTAAAGGAGCGCTCCTGCCAAGCCGGATAGGGGCTGATGATCAGATGATCCGGGGACTGCACCGGTGTAGGCCTCACCCTGATCCGGGCATCCACCGCCACAAGCTGCCCCCGGGAAACAGCAAGGGGATTGATGTCCAGGGCCTGGATTTGGGGAAAATCCGTTACCAGCCGGGAGACACGGATCAGAATATCCTCGGCCAGGGCCGGATCCACGGCCTTGAACTGACGGAATCCTTCCATTACCCGGGAAATCTTTGTGGCGTTCACTGCCCTTGAGGCCAGGGCCGGGTTCAGGGGAGGCAGGGCCAGGGCCGTATCCCTGTGGATTTCTGTCATCACCCCGCCCATGCCGAAAACCATCACCGGCCCGAATTGTTCATCCAGCTTAGCCCCCACAATAATTTCATACTCCGGCGACGGCACCATGGCCTGAACGCTGACCCCGTGAATCCTGGCCTCGGGAAATGCCTCAGCGGCCGTTTCCATCATCCGGTCATAGGCCCTTTCCACCGCCCCAGCGGAATCCAGATTCAGGCAGACCCCGCCGGCATCGGATTTATGGACAATATCCGGTGAGGTGATTTTCAAGGCCACGGGAAAGCCGATCTCCCCTGCCCTTTGCA encodes:
- a CDS encoding glycyl-radical enzyme activating protein: MYERSRSDTIVKPPENKEVPVPGRQIMGDAPTGLIFDIQGHSVHDGPGTRTTVFMNGCPLQCIWCCNPEGLFRTPVIMYKQSKCVCCGNCVVSCPYGSPRVNRRGELEFNRSLCDTCTTHECLETCYHQALELSGTAYTQDALMAILQRDRQFWGARGGVTFSGGEPLMQRSFIPGMLKRCKKAYIHTCVETTSCLPTDYFLEVMQFVDWVFTDLKHMDANRHRALTGVNNHLILKNIEALAKMPGWEGFIVPRIPVIPGRNDGDENIEATADFIRSIGLDLINILPFHRLGESKYRQLGRSYPFADQTPPSEEKMAHIKGIIESRGLACFIGYDTPF
- a CDS encoding DUF4125 family protein; protein product: MTPKEILIREIIGKEEAMFLAVTPSEPASCQEMVKTFRRMREMSHWVWPEPVLESILQDLTRAEYAGRNLMTEKYACMENKLYRRPKPLINEIIAIETRWHSAVRRKYPLTFKARGDQFETYASCEFATYSRETIEGIYAALTLALSEKRNLVEERYTHLFKALGLNSIDQMEEEMKNR
- a CDS encoding sigma 54-interacting transcriptional regulator, encoding MEKEQATFIKSIFESEKVVEEVMAIAAEGLVVVDMDGVLIYANKSFEQIYRVPKIQALGKHVTEVIENTRLHIVARTRVAEVDQIQFIGGHKYVVSRMPIMVADRCVGIAGKIRFKDTCKVKELTRRISNLETRLNSNRESFYHPRYTFQSMVAYSEISHKAKEMAIRASASKATVLLLGESGVGKEVFAQSIHNMSSRNAGPFVMLNCSAIQESLFESELFGYVAGAFTGAKKQGKKGKFELADSGTIFLDEIGEMPLNSQAKLLRVMQEKTIDKVGGEKIYNVDVRIVAATNKDLEQLVRQGKFRKDLFYRLNVITIHIPPLRQRPTDIPQLIRFLWKQLEEEYGIYHKRIDHEAMNLFQNYDWPGNVRELRNVLERLMVLVPQASITAEHARTLLAGQEPSDASAVSRYQLRHLVSQTEKTAISQALVTSNANRSRAAKALGISRALLYKKMHLYGLMDA